A stretch of Gopherus evgoodei ecotype Sinaloan lineage chromosome 19, rGopEvg1_v1.p, whole genome shotgun sequence DNA encodes these proteins:
- the POU2AF1 gene encoding POU domain class 2-associating factor 1 isoform X1, with product MHWQKSSASEHQQQPRPYQGVRVKEPVKELLKRKRGNIHSVNAAAATTVVLPHQPLPSYSPIGQPCIDMDVTASSLPATDEGALCSGWLSQPSPATLQPLTQWTTYPDYMSHEAVSCPYTADMYVQPMCPSYTLVGPSSVLTYASQPLITNFAPRSTTPAVMPQLEVTDQQSPLTYFPWAQPISALPASTLQYQPASSSLPGPQFVPLPISIPEPAPQELEDARRVISTLPIEKLLLEDEDNDTILHIYAAKGMREYTLAAAERMRELRRLDAKEHRGKTPLLVAVAARQPAIVYDLILTGADVNAVDDKGQSALHLAATYGYAQVIQVIMSLGFPYDLEMKDFEGHTPLHCAVLSHNSLFREQQCHLTLTEEQRKELQYQSEEVLSCIHLLVQMGASIHSRDVKSSKTVLHYTVQDGNISLLKYFLQLNAFMSEDFVNSKAHGNTALHMAAALYQDKNQEEIIKLLLDHGADPSIRNLDNDQAIHMAQSGKAGDQVRHLLKKGRVTSAFVTCRRNARS from the exons CATCTGCTTCAGAGCATCAGCAGCAGCCACGACCCTATCAAGGTGTCCGTGTCAAAGAACCGGTGAAGGAGCTACTGAAGAGGAAACGTGGGAATATTCATAGTGTTAATGCAGCTGCAGCGACAACG GtggttttgccccatcagccacttcCGTCCTATTCACCAATTG GTCAGCCTTGCATTGATATGGATGTTACTGCCTCTTCATTGCCAGCTACTGATGAAGGCGCATTATGTTCTGGTTGGCTCTCTCAGCCTTCTCCTGCTACCCTACAGCCCTTAACCCAGTGGACAACTTACCCAGATTATATGTCACATGAAGCAGTCAGCTGTCCATATACAGCAGACATGTATGTTCAGCCTATGTGTCCCAGTTATACACTTGTTGGACCCTCTTCAGTTCTGACTTATGCATCCCAGCCATTGATCACCAATTTTGCG CCAAGAAGCACCACTCCAGCTGTTATGCCGCAGCTGGAGGTGACAGACCAGCAATCCCCTCTTACCTATTTCCCATGGGCTCAGCCCATTTCTGCATTACCAGCATCTACCCTGCAGTATCAGCCGGCTTCATCCTCGCTTCCTGGGCCACAGTTTGTTCCACTTCCCATTTCAAttccagagccagccccacaggaacTTGAGGATGCAAGAAGAGTGATCAGCACTCTGCCCATTGAAAAGCTACTTCTAGAAGACGAAGACAATGATAC AATTCTACATATTTATGCAGCTAAAGGTATGAGGGAATACACCCTGGCAGCTGCAGAGCGTATGAGAGAGCTGCGAAGACTAGATGCCAAGGAGCACAGAGGAAAG ACTCCCCTGTTGGTTGCTGTAGCTGCCAGACAACCAGCCATAGTCTATGATTTGATACTGACAGGGGCTGATGTCAATGCTGTGGACGATAAAGGGCAATCTGCTTTACACCTCGCTGCAACGTATGGATATGCACAAGTCATTCAG GTTATTATGTCACTAGGTTTCCCGTACGATTTGGAAATGAAGGATTTTGAAG gCCATACCCCACTTCACTGTGCTGTTCTGTCCCATAATTCCCTGTTCCGAGAGCAGCAATGTCACCTTACACTAACCGAGGAACAGAGAAAAGAACTTCAATACCAGAGTGAGGAGGTGCTATCATGTATCCACCTTCTGGTACAGATGGGAGCCTCCATCCACAGCCGA GATGTTAAAAGCAGCAAGACAGTACTTCATTACACGGTACAGGATGGGAACATCTCTCTGCTCAAGTACTTCTTACAACTAAATGCTTTCATGTCTGAGGACTTTGTCAACAGTAAG GCTCATGGTAACACAGCTTTGCACATGGCAGCTGCTCTTTATCAGGACAAAAATCAGGAAGAAATTATCAAATTGCTCCTGGACCATGGGGCAGACCCAAGCATCCGAAACTTAGACAACGACCAGGCAATTCACATGGCACAGTCAGGAAAGGCTGGCGATCAG GTCAGGCATTTGCTGAAGAAAGGGAGAGTC
- the POU2AF1 gene encoding POU domain class 2-associating factor 1 isoform X2 — protein sequence MHWQKSSASEHQQQPRPYQGVRVKEPVKELLKRKRGNIHSVNAAAATTVVLPHQPLPSYSPIGQPCIDMDVTASSLPATDEGALCSGWLSQPSPATLQPLTQWTTYPDYMSHEAVSCPYTADMYVQPMCPSYTLVGPSSVLTYASQPLITNFAPRSTTPAVMPQLEVTDQQSPLTYFPWAQPISALPASTLQYQPASSSLPGPQFVPLPISIPEPAPQELEDARRVISTLPIEKLLLEDEDNDTYVLNHTLSVEGL from the exons CATCTGCTTCAGAGCATCAGCAGCAGCCACGACCCTATCAAGGTGTCCGTGTCAAAGAACCGGTGAAGGAGCTACTGAAGAGGAAACGTGGGAATATTCATAGTGTTAATGCAGCTGCAGCGACAACG GtggttttgccccatcagccacttcCGTCCTATTCACCAATTG GTCAGCCTTGCATTGATATGGATGTTACTGCCTCTTCATTGCCAGCTACTGATGAAGGCGCATTATGTTCTGGTTGGCTCTCTCAGCCTTCTCCTGCTACCCTACAGCCCTTAACCCAGTGGACAACTTACCCAGATTATATGTCACATGAAGCAGTCAGCTGTCCATATACAGCAGACATGTATGTTCAGCCTATGTGTCCCAGTTATACACTTGTTGGACCCTCTTCAGTTCTGACTTATGCATCCCAGCCATTGATCACCAATTTTGCG CCAAGAAGCACCACTCCAGCTGTTATGCCGCAGCTGGAGGTGACAGACCAGCAATCCCCTCTTACCTATTTCCCATGGGCTCAGCCCATTTCTGCATTACCAGCATCTACCCTGCAGTATCAGCCGGCTTCATCCTCGCTTCCTGGGCCACAGTTTGTTCCACTTCCCATTTCAAttccagagccagccccacaggaacTTGAGGATGCAAGAAGAGTGATCAGCACTCTGCCCATTGAAAAGCTACTTCTAGAAGACGAAGACAATGATACGTATGTTTTAAATCACACTCTTTCTGTTGAAGGGCTTTAA